The genomic interval CACTATGAATAAGATCGCAGGCCTCGGGGATCTATTCGCGCTTCCCCGCGCACATTCAGCCTGAAAGCAAAGTAGTACATGCGTATTCGGCTGTCAACAGGCCTCGCCAAAAACGTTAAATGCAGAAAGACCTGCCTCAAGATTCGTTTCGCGAATCTTGAGGCGTGACCGTAAAGCCCGGGTCACGACCCCTCGGCGAGGTTTTCCATCAAAACGCCTAGAAGTTGGAGGAACAAGTCCCTCCCCCACAATTTCAACGCTTCCTGCTCCCGTAGCGGCAGGAACCGCTCCACGTCCCGGCGCACCACCGCCCAATCGACTTCGGCGATTCTCTTCCGCAAGCTCGTCTCAACCCAGCCTGCATCGACCTCGACCCTCTGTCCCGCCCATGGGCCCTGCTGATCGAGAGCATGGCTCAGGAGCACAAGATCCGGAACGGTCCTTCTGTTGACGTACCAAATGAAGTCATACCAGTCTCGTCCCTTCGTATACGTCCGACCGAGCATCGCCCCTATCTTCATGGCGAATCCGGAGGCCAGGGACTGAGTGGTCAAAGCGGCGGTCACGGGAAAAGCGAGGTAGCGCGTTTCATAGCTCGACCCAAGCGGGGGATTGACGTCGATTTCGAGCTTCACCTTGATGAGCTTCCGGAGGTCCCTTTCGAATGGCAAA from Candidatus Aminicenantes bacterium carries:
- a CDS encoding nucleotidyl transferase AbiEii/AbiGii toxin family protein, coding for MRQRVLEEKLKEYSITGTIDQENVLQELVQQYVLAGLARAGFFASGQAVFHGGTCLRIIYGMSRFSEDLDFFLKRPDPDFRWGRYLAAVGKDATGEGFRFSVQDKSGEAGAVKKAMIRAESIGRFPPIDLPFERDLRKLIKVKLEIDVNPPLGSSYETRYLAFPVTAALTTQSLASGFAMKIGAMLGRTYTKGRDWYDFIWYVNRRTVPDLVLLSHALDQQGPWAGQRVEVDAGWVETSLRKRIAEVDWAVVRRDVERFLPLREQEALKLWGRDLFLQLLGVLMENLAEGS